The following proteins are co-located in the Rhodococcus opacus B4 genome:
- a CDS encoding MFS transporter, whose amino-acid sequence MSSAVDTSKPDPDGGATVAGVPRSRIVVASMVGTSIEFYDFYIYATAAVSVFPHLFFPKGNGTTALLASLATFGLAFVARPLGSILFGHFGDRIGRKTTLVGSLLTMGIATFVIGLLPTYHQIGIVAPALLALMRFCQGLGLGGEWSGAALLATETAQKGKRAWAAMWPQLGAPIGFFLANGLFLIITLFLDHDNGSPDLDGAFLTWGWRIPFLLSAIMVMIGLYVRLKLEETPVFARAVERGEKVKTPLAEVFKTSWRQLIIGTFVMLATYTLFYIMTTWVLSYGTGKTPAQGGTGAGFQYADFLVLQLIAVLFFAGAVPVSGWLADRYGRRITLLTITGFIMLFGLTFGVMLNQDGMGNARMLVFLAVGMLLMGMTFGPMSAVLPELFPTNVRYTGSGIAYNTASILGAAVAPFIATWLATTYGVGWVGIYLLIAAALTFVALLVMRETRDQSLDDVGA is encoded by the coding sequence GTGAGCAGTGCCGTCGATACGTCGAAACCAGATCCGGACGGCGGGGCCACCGTCGCCGGCGTACCCAGAAGCCGGATCGTCGTCGCGAGCATGGTGGGAACGTCCATCGAGTTCTACGACTTCTACATCTATGCGACCGCCGCGGTGTCGGTGTTCCCGCATCTGTTCTTCCCCAAGGGAAATGGCACCACCGCCCTGCTGGCGTCCCTCGCCACATTCGGTCTCGCGTTCGTCGCCCGGCCGCTCGGGTCGATCCTGTTCGGCCACTTCGGCGACCGCATCGGACGCAAGACGACGCTCGTGGGCTCCCTCCTCACCATGGGCATCGCCACATTCGTGATCGGTCTGCTGCCGACCTACCACCAGATCGGCATCGTCGCGCCCGCGCTGCTGGCGCTGATGCGCTTCTGCCAGGGCCTCGGTCTGGGTGGGGAGTGGAGCGGCGCGGCATTGCTCGCGACCGAGACCGCCCAGAAGGGCAAGCGGGCGTGGGCTGCCATGTGGCCGCAGCTGGGCGCGCCGATCGGCTTCTTCCTCGCGAACGGTCTGTTCCTGATCATCACCCTGTTCCTGGACCACGACAACGGCAGCCCCGACCTGGACGGTGCGTTCCTCACCTGGGGCTGGCGGATCCCGTTCCTGCTCAGCGCGATCATGGTGATGATCGGTCTGTACGTGCGGCTCAAGCTCGAGGAGACACCCGTGTTCGCCCGCGCCGTGGAGCGGGGCGAGAAGGTGAAGACCCCGCTGGCCGAGGTGTTCAAGACCAGCTGGCGTCAGCTGATCATCGGCACGTTCGTCATGCTCGCCACGTACACGCTGTTCTACATCATGACCACCTGGGTGCTCAGCTACGGCACCGGCAAGACCCCGGCCCAGGGCGGCACCGGAGCCGGCTTCCAGTACGCCGACTTCCTGGTCCTCCAGCTGATCGCGGTCCTGTTCTTCGCCGGCGCCGTTCCCGTCTCGGGGTGGCTGGCCGACCGCTACGGTCGCCGCATCACGCTGCTCACGATCACCGGGTTCATCATGCTGTTCGGCCTCACGTTCGGCGTCATGCTGAACCAGGACGGCATGGGCAACGCCCGGATGCTCGTCTTCCTGGCCGTCGGAATGTTGTTGATGGGCATGACCTTCGGGCCGATGAGCGCCGTTCTGCCCGAGCTGTTCCCGACCAACGTGCGCTACACGGGGTCGGGGATCGCCTACAACACCGCCAGCATCCTCGGCGCCGCCGTCGCCCCGTTCATCGCGACCTGGCTCGCCACCACGTACGGCGTCGGCTGGGTGGGCATCTACCTGCTGATCGCCGCCGCGCTCACGTTCGTCGCCCTGCTCGTCATGCGCGAGACGCGCGACCAGTCCCTCGACGACGTAGGCGCGTAG
- a CDS encoding adenylate/guanylate cyclase domain-containing protein translates to MAKAVLLSRTARIRLPAQDLWSFLADTDRLNRNIDLSPVRFAPTLDRRRKGHYSAETRSYGRRVRYEEFPFEWVEGRFYQVLRRFSRGPLEEVSTGVRLRPAADGTEVEVFARIVPRTWFGAIAARTLLARTGIRKTVALAHALERHVRDPRAHAVPAPPSPEQLDADRLEFRTAQLSRSHDAPNLIGRLESHLRTGSDLEVTGMRPFELADRWGADRMQLLYVFLHAADCGLLDLSWSVLCPVCRTAREDAGRIRQLPSRVHCDTCDIAFDTDLARSVEIRFDVNPAVRRAERARYCIGGPANSPSAVAQLRLEPGEWRCERLELDPGWLRLRCYQVGTPVACEVGPAGGTLRVDCGPGDLRVRDAPGTDGACLLEVANRLPGEALVVVERERWKDAAATGALVTSLDGFRDLFPDQGVAPGDEIGIANLAVLFTDLSGSTALYERIGDVRAFAFVQSHFRYLRDAVIRDNGGIVKQMGDAVMATFADAREAWSAAASMQSGWDDFRREYLGADDSVSLKVGLHQGPAVMIDNDGRVDYFGATVNLAARVQGCAGGGDIVLSRAVHDDPGVARLLATSGYRCEMFTTELKGIGEEQTLWRLHRP, encoded by the coding sequence ATGGCGAAAGCCGTGCTGTTGTCCAGGACGGCCCGGATCCGGCTGCCGGCGCAGGATCTGTGGTCGTTCCTCGCCGATACCGATCGGCTCAATCGCAATATCGACCTGTCGCCGGTGCGTTTCGCCCCGACGCTGGATCGTCGCCGCAAGGGACACTATTCGGCGGAGACACGTTCGTACGGGCGGCGGGTGCGGTACGAGGAGTTCCCGTTCGAATGGGTCGAGGGCCGTTTCTATCAGGTTCTTCGCCGCTTCTCCCGCGGCCCGCTCGAGGAGGTCTCCACGGGTGTCCGGCTCCGCCCGGCCGCCGACGGGACCGAGGTCGAGGTGTTCGCCCGGATCGTCCCCCGCACCTGGTTCGGCGCCATCGCGGCGCGAACGCTGCTGGCGCGCACGGGCATACGGAAGACGGTGGCGCTCGCGCACGCGCTGGAGCGACATGTCCGCGACCCTCGGGCGCACGCAGTCCCCGCCCCGCCGTCGCCGGAACAACTCGACGCCGACCGGCTGGAATTCCGGACGGCGCAGCTGTCTCGATCGCACGACGCTCCGAACCTCATCGGGCGCTTGGAGTCCCACTTGCGGACCGGGTCCGATCTGGAGGTGACGGGCATGCGCCCGTTCGAGTTGGCGGACCGCTGGGGTGCCGACCGGATGCAGCTGCTGTACGTCTTCCTCCACGCCGCGGACTGCGGACTGCTGGACCTGAGCTGGAGCGTGCTGTGCCCGGTCTGCCGGACCGCCCGCGAGGACGCCGGCCGGATTCGGCAGTTGCCGAGCCGCGTCCACTGCGACACCTGCGACATCGCGTTCGACACGGACCTCGCGCGGTCGGTGGAGATCCGCTTCGACGTCAACCCGGCCGTCCGCCGGGCGGAGCGGGCCCGGTACTGCATCGGTGGTCCGGCGAATTCACCGTCGGCGGTGGCGCAGTTGCGGCTCGAGCCGGGGGAGTGGCGCTGCGAGCGGCTCGAACTCGACCCGGGATGGCTGCGGCTCCGGTGCTATCAGGTGGGTACCCCGGTGGCCTGCGAGGTCGGTCCTGCGGGCGGAACGCTGCGGGTCGACTGCGGGCCCGGTGATCTCCGGGTGCGTGATGCGCCCGGCACCGACGGTGCTTGCCTGCTGGAGGTCGCGAACCGACTTCCCGGCGAGGCGCTGGTGGTGGTGGAGCGGGAGCGGTGGAAGGACGCCGCGGCGACCGGCGCGCTCGTGACGTCGCTCGACGGTTTCCGGGACCTGTTCCCGGACCAGGGGGTGGCGCCGGGCGACGAGATCGGGATCGCGAACCTGGCGGTGCTGTTCACGGATCTGAGCGGCTCGACCGCCCTGTACGAGCGTATCGGCGACGTCCGGGCGTTCGCGTTCGTGCAGAGCCATTTCCGTTACCTGCGTGACGCGGTGATCCGCGATAACGGCGGAATCGTCAAGCAGATGGGCGACGCGGTCATGGCGACGTTCGCCGACGCGAGGGAGGCCTGGTCGGCGGCGGCGTCGATGCAGTCCGGCTGGGACGACTTCCGTCGCGAGTATCTCGGTGCGGACGACTCGGTGTCGCTGAAAGTCGGGCTGCACCAGGGGCCTGCGGTGATGATCGACAACGACGGCCGGGTCGACTATTTCGGGGCGACGGTCAACCTGGCGGCGCGGGTGCAGGGCTGTGCCGGGGGCGGCGACATCGTCCTGTCCCGGGCCGTGCACGACGATCCGGGGGTGGCGCGGCTGCTCGCGACATCCGGCTACCGGTGCGAAATGTTCACCACCGAGCTGAAGGGAATCGGCGAGGAGCAGACGCTGTGGCGGCTTCACCGCCCGTGA
- the acs gene encoding acetate--CoA ligase, with protein MTSAAQASGATGKSEQSDTVPQVYPPSPAFTETANAGPELQAAADEDRLAFWATQAERLHWHTPFSEVLDWSDAPVAKWFVGGELNVAYNCVDRHVLAGNGDRVAIHFEGEPGDTRDLTYNDLLTEVSKAANTFTDLGLVAGDRVAIYMPMIPEAIVTMLACARLGLTHSVVFAGFSAAALRSRIDDAEAKLVVTVDGQWRRGQAAPLKPAVDEAVDGAASVENVLVVKRTGIDVDTTEGRDLWWHETVDKAPGTHQAQPFDSEHPLFILYTSGTTGKPKGIIHTSGGYLTQASYTHHNVFDHKAGQDVYWCTADIGWVTGHSYIVYGPLSNGVTQVVYEGTPNSPDEHRHFQIIEKYGVSIYYTAPTLVRTFMKWGREIPDAHDLSSIRLLGSVGEPINPEAWKWFREVIGGNTAPIVDTWWQTETGAIMISPLPGITATKPGSAMAPLPGISAKIVDDDAKELGAGGSGYLVLDKPWPSMLRGIWGDMDRYRDTYWSRYPDQGWYFAGDGAKYDDDGALWVLGRVDDVMNVSGHRISTSEVESALVGHHGVAEAAVVGAADETTGQGIVAFVILREGVENTGDTLIAELKAEVSREISPIAKPRQITIVPELPKTRSGKIMRRLLKDIAEGRDLGDTSTLVDPKVFDAIRGK; from the coding sequence ATGACCAGTGCAGCACAGGCGAGCGGAGCGACGGGGAAGTCGGAACAGTCTGACACCGTCCCGCAGGTGTACCCGCCGAGTCCCGCGTTCACCGAGACTGCCAACGCCGGTCCCGAACTGCAGGCCGCCGCAGACGAGGACCGACTCGCATTCTGGGCGACCCAGGCCGAGCGGCTGCACTGGCACACCCCCTTCTCCGAGGTCCTCGACTGGTCCGACGCCCCCGTCGCGAAGTGGTTCGTCGGCGGCGAGTTGAACGTCGCCTACAACTGCGTCGACCGCCACGTCCTGGCCGGCAACGGCGACCGCGTCGCCATCCACTTCGAAGGCGAACCGGGCGATACCCGCGACCTCACCTACAACGACCTGCTCACCGAAGTCAGCAAGGCCGCCAACACCTTCACCGACCTCGGACTCGTCGCCGGCGACCGCGTCGCCATCTACATGCCGATGATCCCCGAGGCCATCGTCACCATGCTCGCCTGCGCCCGCCTCGGCCTGACCCACTCCGTCGTCTTCGCCGGCTTCTCCGCCGCCGCGCTGCGCTCGCGGATCGACGACGCCGAAGCGAAACTCGTCGTCACCGTCGACGGACAGTGGCGCCGCGGCCAGGCCGCACCCCTCAAACCCGCCGTCGACGAAGCCGTGGACGGCGCCGCGTCCGTCGAGAACGTGCTCGTCGTCAAGCGCACCGGCATCGACGTCGACACCACCGAGGGCCGGGACCTGTGGTGGCACGAGACCGTCGACAAGGCGCCGGGCACCCATCAGGCGCAGCCGTTCGACTCCGAACACCCGCTGTTCATCCTCTACACCTCCGGGACCACCGGAAAACCCAAGGGCATCATCCACACCTCCGGCGGCTACCTCACCCAGGCCTCCTACACCCACCACAACGTCTTCGACCACAAGGCCGGCCAGGACGTGTACTGGTGCACCGCCGACATCGGCTGGGTCACCGGCCACTCCTACATCGTCTACGGACCGCTGTCCAACGGGGTCACCCAGGTGGTCTACGAGGGCACCCCCAACTCCCCCGACGAGCACCGCCACTTCCAGATCATCGAAAAGTACGGCGTCAGCATCTACTACACCGCCCCCACCCTGGTGCGCACCTTCATGAAGTGGGGCCGCGAGATCCCCGACGCCCACGACCTGTCCTCGATCCGGCTCCTCGGCTCCGTCGGCGAACCGATCAACCCCGAGGCCTGGAAATGGTTCCGCGAGGTCATCGGCGGAAACACCGCCCCCATCGTCGACACCTGGTGGCAGACCGAGACCGGCGCCATCATGATCTCCCCGCTGCCCGGCATCACCGCCACCAAACCCGGCTCCGCGATGGCCCCGCTGCCGGGTATCTCCGCGAAGATCGTCGACGACGACGCGAAAGAACTCGGTGCCGGCGGCTCCGGCTACCTCGTGCTCGACAAGCCGTGGCCGTCGATGCTCCGCGGCATCTGGGGCGACATGGACCGCTACCGCGACACCTACTGGTCCCGCTACCCCGATCAGGGCTGGTACTTCGCCGGTGACGGCGCCAAATACGACGACGACGGCGCCCTCTGGGTCCTCGGCCGCGTCGACGACGTCATGAACGTCTCCGGCCACCGCATCTCCACCTCCGAGGTCGAATCCGCCCTCGTCGGACACCACGGCGTCGCCGAGGCCGCCGTCGTCGGCGCCGCCGACGAGACCACCGGCCAGGGCATCGTCGCGTTCGTCATCCTCCGCGAGGGTGTCGAGAACACCGGCGACACCCTCATCGCCGAACTCAAGGCCGAGGTGTCCCGGGAGATCAGCCCCATCGCCAAGCCCCGCCAGATCACGATCGTCCCCGAACTCCCCAAAACGAGGTCGGGCAAGATCATGCGGCGCCTGCTCAAGGACATCGCCGAGGGCCGCGACCTCGGCGACACCTCCACCCTCGTCGACCCCAAGGTCTTCGACGCCATTCGCGGCAAGTAG